The Barnesiella intestinihominis YIT 11860 genome includes a window with the following:
- a CDS encoding gliding motility lipoprotein GldH, producing MWRNLVNTGIVCLLLGGTVSCGRTDVYNEFNTLPKNGWFKRDVQRFTPEVPDTVNRYDVYLFLRHNGDYTYRNLWLFVSYNDEGGVLKTDTVNCELADEFGRWSGGGWGSYYQQEVLLNDDFRFSGEKEHVFTVQQAMRDDRIRGISDVGIRIVPHEEK from the coding sequence ATGTGGAGGAACTTGGTAAATACAGGTATCGTTTGTCTTTTACTGGGAGGCACGGTCTCCTGCGGGCGAACCGATGTGTATAACGAGTTTAATACCCTTCCTAAAAACGGCTGGTTCAAACGGGACGTACAACGCTTTACACCGGAAGTTCCCGATACCGTGAACCGGTATGATGTCTATTTGTTTCTGCGGCATAACGGAGATTATACGTATAGGAATTTGTGGCTTTTCGTTTCTTACAACGACGAGGGCGGAGTTTTGAAAACCGATACGGTAAATTGTGAATTGGCCGATGAGTTCGGACGATGGTCGGGCGGAGGTTGGGGCTCTTATTATCAGCAGGAGGTTTTGCTGAATGACGATTTCCGCTTTTCGGGCGAGAAGGAACATGTCTTCACTGTGCAACAAGCTATGCGGGACGATCGTATCAGAGGTATCTCCGACGTGGGGATTCGTATCGTTCCTCATGAAGAAAAATAA
- a CDS encoding methyltransferase RsmF C-terminal domain-like protein, with protein MTDLPAPFIERTRRLLGDDYPRFAESLESESPTSIRLNPLKSTPTGTIGDPVLWARHGFYLSSRPTFTFDPRLHAGVYYVQEAASMFLNRVIRQYVHEPVRYLDLCAAPGGKSTDAVASLPVGSLIVSNEVIPNRAHILAENIVKWGSPYCIVTRNEASAFGALEKYFDIIAADVPCSGEGMFRKDPAAITEWSAANVAHCAERQRTILTDVWNALRPGGLFIYSTCTYNTEENEEMIGFLRKKFGAIPLTVDIDPAWNITPALVGDLPAYRFMPHRTRGEGLFMAILRKPGEPGETRRVALLSTAEKTEKRNKKNKTPRIAIPDEWRLLVANPDRYTFISDEEKIIAIPAEYTTDYKLLNRHLDLLHAGITVATLKGKDYVPHISLALSTAFDTNQVVHYEASLDTALAYLRRESLFLPTDLPRGYILVTYEGFPLGWAKHLGNRTNNLYPQEWRIRSGYTPDTPFELNIAPK; from the coding sequence ATGACAGACCTGCCTGCCCCATTTATCGAACGCACCCGCCGATTACTCGGCGACGACTATCCCCGCTTTGCCGAGTCGCTCGAATCGGAATCTCCGACAAGCATACGGCTCAACCCTTTGAAAAGCACTCCGACAGGCACGATAGGCGATCCGGTTCTCTGGGCTCGACATGGGTTCTATCTCTCTTCCCGGCCAACGTTTACCTTCGACCCCCGGCTTCACGCCGGAGTCTACTACGTACAAGAAGCGGCATCGATGTTCCTCAATCGGGTAATACGGCAATACGTTCATGAGCCGGTCCGTTATCTCGACCTTTGTGCCGCTCCCGGCGGAAAATCGACCGATGCCGTTGCGTCGCTCCCGGTCGGCAGTTTAATCGTCAGCAACGAAGTCATACCCAACCGGGCGCATATCCTCGCCGAAAACATTGTCAAATGGGGATCGCCCTATTGCATAGTCACCCGCAACGAAGCCTCGGCATTCGGCGCACTCGAAAAATACTTCGACATCATTGCCGCCGATGTCCCTTGTTCGGGAGAAGGCATGTTCCGCAAAGACCCCGCCGCCATCACCGAGTGGTCTGCGGCGAATGTGGCGCATTGCGCCGAACGACAGCGCACCATTCTCACCGATGTGTGGAATGCTCTACGCCCCGGCGGATTGTTCATTTACAGCACCTGTACCTACAACACCGAAGAAAACGAGGAGATGATCGGTTTCCTCCGAAAAAAGTTCGGGGCCATACCTCTCACAGTCGATATCGACCCAGCTTGGAACATAACGCCTGCACTCGTTGGCGATCTGCCCGCCTATCGCTTCATGCCCCACCGTACCCGGGGCGAAGGTCTCTTTATGGCAATCCTTCGGAAACCGGGCGAACCCGGTGAAACTCGACGAGTGGCTCTCCTCTCGACAGCCGAAAAGACAGAGAAACGCAACAAAAAAAATAAAACACCCCGAATAGCTATACCCGATGAATGGAGGCTTCTCGTTGCCAACCCCGACCGCTATACATTCATATCCGACGAAGAGAAAATTATCGCTATCCCGGCCGAGTATACAACCGATTATAAACTCCTCAACCGGCATCTCGACCTGTTGCATGCCGGTATCACCGTAGCCACGCTCAAAGGAAAAGACTACGTGCCGCATATCTCGCTGGCACTCTCCACAGCCTTCGATACGAACCAAGTCGTCCACTACGAGGCCTCCCTCGACACAGCCCTCGCCTACCTCCGACGAGAAAGCCTCTTCCTGCCCACCGACTTACCCCGAGGATATATACTTGTCACCTATGAAGGATTTCCCCTCGGCTGGGCAAAACATCTTGGCAACCGAACCAACAACCTCTACCCGCAAGAGTGGAGAATCCGTAGCGGATATACGCCCGATACTCCGTTCGAATTGAACATCGCACCGAAATAA
- a CDS encoding SAM-dependent methyltransferase codes for MLKTALYLIPVPLGDTPVEQVLPSYNREVIAGIRHFIVENVRSARRFLKKSNPDICIDDLTFYELNRHTEATEVSGFLEPLRQGYATGVISEAGCPAVADPGADVVAIAQREHLPVVPLVGPSSILMSLMASGFNGQSFAFQGYLPIEAGERIKRIKQLEQRVYAEGQTQIFIETPYRNHKMIEDLVRACRPHTRLCVAADISCPDESIRTLSLGEWAKTKYDYQKTPAIFLLYK; via the coding sequence ATGCTCAAAACCGCATTATATCTGATTCCTGTTCCTCTGGGCGATACACCAGTCGAGCAGGTGCTACCTTCTTATAACCGCGAAGTAATAGCCGGGATACGTCACTTTATCGTAGAGAATGTGCGTTCGGCCCGACGGTTTCTCAAAAAATCGAATCCCGATATTTGTATCGACGACTTGACGTTTTATGAATTGAACCGTCACACGGAGGCGACGGAGGTGTCGGGATTTCTCGAACCGTTGCGGCAGGGATATGCGACAGGCGTGATTTCGGAGGCCGGTTGCCCGGCTGTGGCCGACCCGGGGGCCGATGTGGTGGCGATTGCCCAGCGGGAACATTTGCCTGTGGTTCCATTGGTGGGCCCTTCGTCGATATTGATGTCGCTGATGGCTTCGGGATTCAACGGGCAGAGTTTCGCTTTTCAGGGTTATCTGCCTATCGAGGCGGGAGAACGGATAAAGAGAATCAAGCAGCTCGAACAACGGGTATATGCCGAGGGGCAGACGCAGATATTTATCGAAACGCCTTATCGTAATCATAAGATGATAGAGGATTTGGTGCGTGCCTGTCGCCCCCATACGAGGTTGTGCGTGGCGGCGGATATTTCTTGCCCTGATGAAAGTATTCGTACGCTCTCGTTGGGTGAGTGGGCGAAGACGAAGTATGATTATCAGAAAACCCCTGCCATTTTTTTACTTTATAAGTAG
- a CDS encoding inorganic phosphate transporter → METFYLIIVIFIFLIAIFDLSVGVSNDAVNFLNSAIGAKAAPFKVIMAVAAIGIFVGASMSNGMMDIARHGIYQPQYFYMNEIMSILLAVMLTDVVLLDIFNTMGLPTSTTVSMIFALLGGTFALAIVKTINSAGALQMGDLINTDKALQVIVAIFVSVAIAFFFGVLVQYIARLIFKFNYQKQLKYFGALFGGFAATSIIYFILIKGLKESTLMTPENRQWIHDNTQILLGCCFLCTTILMQVLMWCRINILKIVVLLGTFALALAFAGNDLVNFIGMPLAGYSTYHDYIANSNGVSPDQYLMTSLLDSASTPSIFLIGSGIIMVVALLTSKKAHNVIKTSLDLSRQEAGEESFGTSPIARKLVRMTTNTSSFIVNNIPPKARTWLNARFDKDEVILEHGAAFDLIRASVNLVLASLLIALGTSLKLPLSTTYVTFMVAMGTSLADKAWGRDSAVYRITGVISVIGGWFLTAGAAFLICFTVTMIVYFGGSIAIILLGALAAYMLIHSQISYNKKLKQEKNSSLAQQMVANKDKQEALVLLRKFSREEFAKVLEWSADLYHRVTTGFLNESYRTLRKAMGDIETERRYFKQVKRLGTIGVSHLNDKVGLEKGLYYFQGNDFSYDIIHSIKRTCEPCLEHTDNNFNPLEQSQKDSFGEIAQSIVSFLEESRQSIEKDAFGDLAALYNQGNILINQLGVLKREEIRHMREQVSYIKVGIVYLTVIQESQNVVAYTINLLKMNQKFQEGN, encoded by the coding sequence ATGGAAACGTTCTATCTGATCATCGTTATTTTTATCTTTCTCATCGCCATTTTCGATTTATCGGTGGGAGTCAGTAACGATGCCGTCAACTTCCTCAATTCGGCTATCGGGGCAAAAGCAGCCCCCTTCAAAGTAATTATGGCGGTCGCCGCAATAGGAATCTTTGTAGGAGCCTCCATGTCGAACGGTATGATGGATATCGCACGGCATGGAATATATCAGCCCCAATATTTCTACATGAACGAAATCATGAGTATCTTGTTGGCGGTCATGCTCACAGATGTAGTTTTACTCGACATATTCAATACGATGGGACTTCCCACATCGACCACCGTATCGATGATATTCGCATTGTTAGGCGGCACATTTGCTTTGGCTATCGTGAAAACGATAAATAGCGCAGGAGCCTTGCAAATGGGAGACCTCATCAATACAGACAAAGCTCTGCAAGTAATCGTAGCCATTTTCGTATCCGTAGCCATCGCCTTCTTCTTTGGTGTTTTGGTACAATACATCGCCCGCTTGATTTTCAAATTCAATTACCAGAAACAGTTAAAATACTTCGGTGCGCTGTTCGGCGGATTCGCGGCTACCTCCATCATCTATTTCATACTTATCAAGGGATTAAAAGAGTCCACGCTGATGACTCCCGAAAACCGCCAATGGATTCACGACAACACACAAATACTTTTAGGCTGTTGCTTCCTATGCACGACAATACTCATGCAAGTACTCATGTGGTGTCGCATAAACATTTTGAAAATAGTCGTCTTGTTGGGAACTTTTGCTCTGGCATTAGCTTTTGCGGGAAATGACTTAGTCAACTTTATCGGTATGCCTTTGGCCGGTTATTCGACCTACCACGACTACATCGCCAACAGCAACGGCGTCAGTCCCGATCAGTACTTGATGACCTCTCTTCTCGATTCGGCTTCAACGCCTTCCATATTCCTCATCGGTTCAGGTATAATTATGGTTGTCGCCCTGCTCACCTCCAAAAAAGCACATAACGTAATCAAAACCTCTCTCGACCTATCCCGTCAGGAAGCCGGAGAAGAAAGTTTCGGGACTTCTCCCATCGCTCGTAAATTGGTGCGCATGACAACAAATACATCTTCTTTTATTGTCAATAACATACCGCCCAAAGCCAGAACTTGGCTCAACGCCCGATTCGACAAAGACGAAGTCATACTCGAACACGGTGCGGCATTCGACTTAATTAGAGCCTCGGTAAATTTGGTGCTTGCCAGCTTGTTGATCGCATTGGGAACCTCGTTGAAACTACCCCTATCCACTACCTATGTCACCTTTATGGTTGCTATGGGTACGTCTCTTGCCGACAAGGCTTGGGGACGCGATAGTGCCGTTTACCGTATCACCGGAGTCATCTCCGTTATCGGAGGTTGGTTTCTCACGGCCGGAGCCGCTTTTTTGATTTGTTTTACAGTGACGATGATTGTCTATTTCGGAGGTAGTATCGCTATTATCCTGTTGGGAGCATTAGCCGCTTATATGCTCATACACAGCCAAATATCATACAATAAAAAACTAAAACAAGAAAAAAACAGCTCGCTGGCACAACAGATGGTCGCCAACAAAGACAAGCAAGAAGCACTTGTCTTATTGAGAAAATTCAGCCGGGAAGAATTCGCCAAAGTCCTCGAATGGAGTGCCGACCTATATCATCGAGTCACCACCGGTTTCCTCAACGAAAGTTACAGAACCCTGCGCAAAGCGATGGGCGATATAGAAACGGAACGGCGATACTTCAAACAAGTAAAACGTTTGGGAACCATAGGAGTCTCCCACTTGAATGACAAAGTAGGATTAGAAAAAGGTCTCTATTATTTTCAAGGGAACGATTTCTCTTACGACATTATCCACTCCATAAAAAGGACCTGCGAACCTTGTTTGGAACATACCGACAATAATTTCAATCCTTTGGAGCAAAGTCAGAAAGACAGCTTTGGAGAGATAGCGCAATCGATCGTATCGTTCTTGGAGGAAAGCCGGCAATCGATCGAAAAAGATGCGTTCGGAGATCTTGCCGCCCTCTACAATCAAGGGAATATACTCATCAATCAATTAGGTGTACTCAAACGGGAAGAAATACGTCACATGCGGGAACAAGTCTCCTACATCAAAGTAGGAATCGTTTACCTCACTGTCATTCAAGAATCCCAAAATGTAGTAGCTTATACGATAAACCTGTTGAAAATGAATCAAAAATTTCAGGAAGGGAATTAA
- a CDS encoding stage 0 sporulation family protein: MNPSEKTQLDPCACRRKGAKLEVYDWLSDIPESHDDTDLVEVRFKNTRKGYYRNTTHIKLAPGDLVAVEASPGHDIGEVTLTGRLVLIQMKKNNVKIDNPELKRVYRKAKPNDLEKFEEAKAKEHDTMIRARKIAEDLHLNMKIGDVEYQGDGNKAIFYYIADERVDFRQLIKVLAEAFRVRIEMKQIGARQEAGRIGGLGPCGRQLCCSGWMTNFVSVATSAARFQDIALNPQKLAGQCAKLKCCLNYEADAYVEAQKRLPSREIPLETKMNTYYHFKTDIFKREMTYSTDKSIAANLVTISADRVFEVIALNKKGIKPDTLESEAGARAPERRDFEDVVGQDSLTRFDKAKKNKKRNNNGGNNNRRQQSGERNNRSNNNNRNQNKASRDGNKKGGNDNGNHTVAARNGSENISSKPAASDKKE; the protein is encoded by the coding sequence ATGAATCCGTCGGAAAAAACACAACTCGACCCGTGCGCTTGTCGTCGGAAAGGTGCGAAATTGGAAGTCTACGACTGGCTGTCCGATATTCCCGAATCGCACGACGATACCGATTTGGTCGAGGTGCGTTTCAAAAATACCCGAAAAGGATATTACCGTAATACAACTCATATCAAACTCGCTCCCGGCGATTTGGTCGCTGTCGAGGCTTCGCCCGGTCATGATATCGGTGAGGTTACTCTCACCGGGCGTTTGGTCTTGATACAGATGAAAAAGAACAATGTAAAGATCGATAATCCTGAGTTAAAGCGTGTCTATCGGAAAGCCAAACCCAATGACTTGGAAAAATTCGAAGAAGCTAAGGCGAAAGAGCATGATACGATGATTCGAGCCCGCAAGATTGCCGAAGATTTGCATTTGAATATGAAGATCGGCGATGTCGAATATCAGGGAGACGGTAATAAGGCCATCTTCTATTACATTGCCGACGAGCGGGTCGATTTTCGCCAGTTGATTAAAGTGTTGGCCGAAGCGTTCAGGGTGCGTATCGAGATGAAGCAGATCGGGGCGCGTCAGGAGGCCGGACGTATCGGGGGCTTGGGACCCTGTGGCCGTCAATTGTGCTGTTCGGGTTGGATGACCAACTTTGTCTCGGTAGCGACCAGTGCTGCCCGTTTCCAAGATATAGCCCTCAATCCTCAAAAGTTGGCCGGACAATGTGCCAAATTGAAATGTTGCTTGAATTATGAGGCCGATGCATACGTGGAAGCCCAGAAGCGGTTACCATCGCGAGAGATTCCGTTGGAAACGAAGATGAATACCTATTATCACTTCAAAACCGATATTTTCAAACGTGAGATGACTTATTCGACCGATAAGTCTATTGCCGCCAATTTGGTAACGATTTCTGCCGATAGGGTATTCGAGGTAATCGCTTTGAATAAGAAAGGAATAAAGCCCGATACATTGGAGTCGGAAGCAGGAGCTCGTGCTCCCGAACGTCGCGATTTCGAAGACGTGGTGGGACAAGATAGTTTGACTCGCTTCGATAAGGCGAAGAAAAATAAAAAACGGAATAATAACGGAGGTAATAACAACCGTCGTCAACAGTCGGGCGAACGGAATAACCGTTCTAATAATAACAATCGGAACCAGAACAAGGCTTCCCGTGATGGAAATAAAAAGGGCGGAAATGACAATGGCAACCATACGGTGGCTGCTCGCAACGGTAGTGAAAACATTTCGTCTAAACCTGCCGCTTCCGATAAGAAAGAATAG
- a CDS encoding MBL fold metallo-hydrolase has product MSLQFLSLASGSSGNCYYLGNEEYGILIDAGKGVRTIKKVLKEYGIPFEKIVALCITHDHADHIKAAGTLGEKYGIPIYTTEAIKNGMNRNYCMVDKIYSAHRPIVKEIPFKIKDFTITAFEVPHDGSDNVGFFISYGNLYFAFATDLGHITPTADKYLRQANYLVIESNYDEAMLRNGSYPLHLQRRILADSGHMDNARTAEYLARIYTPALRNIFLCHLSGDNNHPELAYKTVENRLYEEGIRVGKDVELVALTRNHPSELYTFEESERMDWESAVSGEDDCLG; this is encoded by the coding sequence ATGAGCTTACAATTTCTAAGCCTTGCCAGCGGCAGTAGCGGCAATTGTTATTATCTGGGAAACGAGGAGTATGGCATACTGATCGATGCCGGCAAGGGTGTGCGGACGATCAAGAAGGTTTTGAAAGAGTATGGTATCCCTTTTGAAAAAATCGTTGCTTTGTGCATTACCCACGACCATGCCGACCATATCAAGGCGGCAGGGACATTAGGCGAAAAATACGGCATACCCATTTATACCACCGAGGCCATCAAGAACGGAATGAATCGTAATTATTGTATGGTCGATAAAATTTACAGCGCTCATCGGCCTATTGTAAAAGAGATTCCGTTCAAGATCAAGGATTTTACGATTACAGCCTTCGAAGTACCCCATGACGGGAGCGACAACGTAGGCTTTTTTATTTCTTACGGGAATTTGTATTTTGCTTTTGCGACCGATTTGGGGCATATCACCCCTACGGCAGATAAATATTTGCGGCAAGCTAATTATCTGGTCATCGAATCGAATTACGATGAGGCGATGTTGCGTAACGGTTCTTATCCTCTTCATTTGCAGAGACGTATTCTTGCCGATAGCGGCCATATGGACAATGCCCGTACGGCCGAATATTTGGCTCGAATCTATACGCCGGCTTTGCGAAATATTTTTCTATGTCATCTCAGCGGGGATAACAATCACCCTGAACTGGCTTATAAGACGGTGGAAAACCGACTTTACGAGGAAGGCATACGAGTGGGTAAAGATGTGGAGTTGGTGGCACTTACCCGTAATCACCCATCGGAGCTTTATACGTTTGAAGAGTCGGAAAGAATGGATTGGGAAAGTGCGGTTTCGGGAGAAGATGACTGTCTTGGATAG
- the rny gene encoding ribonuclease Y yields MNYILLIFSVIGGLVIGGLVVFLVNRYLLATRSKTILEEAEKEAEVIKKNKLLEVKEKFIHMKAEMEKQANARNAKIQSAEAKLKQREMQLSQQQQDLQKKKSETDAIRANLDTQLEMVEKKKQELEKLHKSEVERLEHLSGISAEEAKERLVESLKEEAKTQAASYINDIMDDAKMTANKEAKRIVIQSIQRVATETAIENSVTVFHIESDEIKGRIIGREGRNIRALEAATGVEIIVDDTPEAIVLSAFDPVRREIARLALHQLVTDGRIHPARIEEVVAKVRKQIEEEIIETGKRTAIDLGVHGLHPELIRLVGKMKYRSSYGQNLLQHSRETANLCAVMASELGLNPKKARRAGLLHDIGKVPDEEPELPHALLGMKLAEKYKEKPDICNAIGAHHDETEMTSLLAPIVQVCDAISGARPGARREIVEAYIKRLNDLEQLALSYPGVLKTYAIQAGRELRVIVGADKIGDAETENLSTEIAKRIQDEMTYPGQVKITVIRETRAVSFAK; encoded by the coding sequence ATGAATTACATACTATTGATTTTTTCAGTAATTGGCGGTTTGGTCATAGGGGGGCTTGTTGTCTTTTTGGTGAACCGCTATCTGCTGGCGACTCGGTCGAAAACGATTTTGGAAGAGGCCGAAAAAGAAGCCGAAGTAATTAAGAAAAACAAGCTGCTCGAAGTGAAAGAGAAGTTTATCCACATGAAAGCCGAAATGGAAAAGCAGGCGAATGCCCGCAATGCCAAGATACAGTCGGCCGAGGCTAAACTGAAACAACGGGAAATGCAGCTTTCCCAGCAGCAACAAGATCTGCAAAAGAAGAAAAGTGAGACCGATGCCATTCGCGCCAACCTCGATACTCAGCTCGAAATGGTAGAGAAGAAAAAACAAGAACTGGAAAAACTCCATAAGTCCGAAGTGGAACGGCTTGAACACCTTTCGGGAATCTCTGCCGAAGAAGCGAAAGAACGTTTGGTAGAATCTTTGAAGGAAGAAGCCAAGACGCAGGCAGCTTCTTATATCAACGACATCATGGACGATGCCAAAATGACGGCCAACAAGGAAGCGAAACGTATCGTGATACAAAGTATCCAACGGGTAGCGACCGAAACGGCTATCGAAAACTCGGTTACGGTATTCCATATCGAATCCGATGAAATCAAGGGCCGGATTATCGGGCGTGAAGGTCGTAATATCCGAGCTCTCGAAGCGGCTACCGGGGTGGAAATTATCGTGGACGATACCCCCGAAGCCATTGTGCTTTCGGCTTTTGATCCCGTTCGCCGTGAAATCGCCCGTTTGGCCTTGCATCAGTTGGTAACCGACGGCCGAATCCACCCGGCACGTATCGAAGAGGTGGTTGCCAAAGTGCGTAAACAGATCGAGGAAGAAATCATCGAGACCGGTAAACGCACTGCCATTGATTTAGGCGTGCACGGTCTGCATCCCGAATTGATTCGTCTGGTGGGTAAAATGAAATACCGTTCTTCCTACGGGCAGAACTTGCTGCAACACTCTCGTGAAACGGCGAACCTTTGTGCCGTTATGGCTTCGGAACTCGGTTTGAATCCCAAGAAAGCCCGTCGGGCCGGTTTGTTGCACGATATAGGTAAAGTGCCCGATGAGGAACCCGAATTGCCGCATGCGTTGCTAGGCATGAAGTTGGCGGAGAAATATAAGGAAAAGCCCGACATTTGTAATGCTATCGGAGCTCACCACGACGAAACCGAAATGACCAGTCTGTTGGCTCCTATCGTACAAGTGTGCGATGCTATTTCGGGAGCTCGTCCCGGCGCCCGTCGCGAAATCGTTGAGGCTTACATCAAACGGTTGAACGATCTCGAACAGTTGGCTCTGTCTTATCCGGGCGTGTTGAAGACTTATGCCATACAGGCCGGCCGTGAATTGCGAGTGATTGTCGGAGCCGACAAGATAGGCGATGCCGAAACCGAAAACTTGTCGACTGAAATTGCAAAACGTATTCAAGACGAGATGACTTATCCCGGTCAGGTGAAGATTACCGTTATCCGGGAAACTCGGGCTGTAAGTTTCGCCAAATAA
- a CDS encoding alpha amylase C-terminal domain-containing protein, translating into MKTLKLIKNDPWLAPYKQAIEGRHNRAVEKISELTGGTGNLSDFADGYLYFGLHKENGHWVFREWAPNANAIYLIGNFSNWKERPEYRLLAIGRGVWEIKLPLDTLHHLDFYKLSVHWPGGQGERIPAWATRVVQDPETYIFSAQIWDPEKPFVFSKKPFRPQTSPLLIYECHIGMAQQEEKVGSYTEFKEKILPRIVADGYNAIQIMAIQEHPYYGSFGYHVSSFFAPSSRFGTPDELKSLIDEAHKMGIAVIMDIVHSHAVKNEVEGLGRFDGSYNQYFYGDHRREHPAWDSLCFDYGKNDVIHFLLSNCKYWLDEFRFDGFRFDGVTSMLYYNHGLGQAFGSYDDYYNGGQDDNAIVYLTLANELIHQVNPRAITIAEEMSGMPGLAAKFNDGGIGFDYRMAMGIPDFWIKTIKEKKDEDWKPTAIFWELTNRRSDEKTINYAESHDQALVGDKTIIFRLIDDVMYWHMSKGDTNLIVDRGMALHKMIRLVTLSTINGGYLNFMGNEFGHPEWIDFPRQGNGWSYKYARRQWDLVDRNDLKYQYLGAFDEAMIHIISQKKKFERTPIVKLCENDGDQVLAFLRDDLLFVFNFHPFKSFNGYGILAPTGEYEHILSSDDPAFGGYGLIDMKVKHLTRHDPLFEKDNKEWLMLYLPARTAQILRWKKPEPGETKNASKSKKSAGSIKKENKSKKK; encoded by the coding sequence ATGAAAACTCTGAAACTGATAAAAAACGACCCGTGGCTGGCTCCCTATAAACAGGCTATCGAAGGCCGGCACAATCGTGCCGTGGAAAAAATTTCGGAACTAACCGGAGGAACAGGAAACCTTTCCGATTTTGCCGACGGCTATCTTTACTTCGGATTACATAAAGAAAACGGCCACTGGGTATTTCGGGAGTGGGCGCCCAATGCCAATGCTATCTATTTGATAGGAAACTTCTCGAACTGGAAAGAACGCCCCGAATATCGGTTATTAGCCATCGGCAGAGGAGTATGGGAAATAAAACTTCCACTCGATACGTTACACCATCTCGACTTTTACAAACTATCTGTACACTGGCCCGGAGGACAAGGAGAACGCATTCCGGCTTGGGCCACGAGAGTCGTGCAAGACCCCGAAACATATATCTTCTCGGCACAAATTTGGGATCCCGAAAAGCCTTTCGTTTTTTCAAAAAAGCCGTTTCGCCCCCAAACCTCCCCGCTGCTGATTTACGAATGTCACATCGGTATGGCGCAACAAGAAGAAAAAGTTGGCAGTTATACCGAATTTAAAGAAAAGATACTTCCCCGCATTGTTGCCGACGGATACAACGCCATACAAATCATGGCTATACAAGAGCACCCCTATTACGGTTCTTTCGGGTATCACGTATCCAGTTTCTTCGCCCCGTCGTCCCGCTTCGGGACACCCGACGAATTGAAATCGCTCATCGACGAAGCTCATAAAATGGGAATAGCCGTCATTATGGACATCGTACACTCTCACGCTGTCAAGAACGAAGTCGAAGGGTTAGGTCGATTCGATGGCTCGTACAACCAATACTTTTACGGCGACCACCGGCGAGAGCACCCCGCTTGGGACTCTTTGTGTTTCGACTATGGAAAAAACGATGTAATCCACTTCTTGCTCTCCAACTGCAAATACTGGCTCGACGAATTCAGGTTCGATGGTTTCCGGTTCGACGGCGTCACCTCGATGCTCTATTACAACCACGGTTTGGGACAGGCTTTCGGTTCGTACGACGACTATTACAACGGAGGGCAGGACGACAACGCCATCGTTTATCTCACTCTGGCCAATGAACTCATTCACCAAGTAAATCCGCGGGCGATAACCATCGCCGAAGAAATGAGCGGAATGCCGGGATTAGCAGCGAAATTCAACGACGGAGGAATAGGGTTCGATTACCGAATGGCTATGGGAATACCCGATTTCTGGATAAAGACCATTAAAGAGAAAAAAGACGAGGACTGGAAACCCACGGCCATATTTTGGGAACTGACCAATCGGCGTTCCGATGAAAAGACCATCAATTATGCCGAGAGCCACGACCAAGCACTGGTCGGCGATAAAACCATTATTTTCCGGCTCATCGACGACGTCATGTATTGGCACATGAGCAAGGGAGATACCAATCTGATCGTAGATCGAGGCATGGCCCTGCATAAAATGATACGGCTGGTAACCCTCTCGACCATCAACGGCGGTTACCTCAACTTCATGGGAAATGAATTCGGCCACCCCGAATGGATCGATTTTCCGCGTCAAGGAAACGGCTGGTCCTATAAATACGCCCGTCGGCAATGGGACCTCGTAGACCGAAACGATTTGAAATATCAATACCTCGGAGCCTTCGACGAAGCCATGATTCACATCATAAGCCAAAAGAAAAAATTCGAACGAACCCCTATTGTCAAACTCTGTGAAAACGACGGAGACCAAGTACTCGCATTCCTGCGCGACGATCTGCTTTTCGTATTCAACTTCCACCCGTTCAAATCCTTCAACGGATACGGCATTTTGGCCCCGACAGGAGAATACGAACACATACTCAGTAGCGACGATCCTGCATTCGGAGGATACGGACTCATCGATATGAAAGTGAAACACCTCACCCGACACGATCCGTTATTCGAAAAAGACAACAAAGAATGGCTCATGCTCTACCTCCCGGCACGGACAGCTCAGATTTTAAGATGGAAAAAGCCCGAACCCGGAGAAACGAAGAATGCAAGTAAATCGAAAAAATCGGCAGGTTCGATAAAAAAAGAGAATAAAAGCAAAAAGAAATAG